GCCAGGCGTCGTTACTGCGCACACGGGATCGGTCGGTGCTAGCATCCTTGTGTGGATTGCAAGCGGTGCGCTGACACTCACCGGAGCGAGGTACGTTTCCCGTTTAACCTAGCTCctttgccgagctcgcgacTGCCATTCCTCTTaacggcggcgcacaagCCTACCTTCAGGTGCGTTGATATTCTGACGCAGTACTCTTTTGGACCGCTGTTTTCCTTCCTTTTCTCCTGGACAGCCATCGTCGCGATGAagccgagctcgggcgcgaTTATTGCGACGATTCTCGGCGAGTACGCGACGCGTGTCATTCTTCACATTTTAAACGATGGCGCATCGGATGATTACCACAAATTCAGCTCGTCCGAGCTGCCCCAGATTGGTGTAAAAGGCATTGCTTCGGCGGCCGTTCTTTTTGTGGTGCTCGTCCAATGCATCAGTCCCAGGCTGGGCACACACGTCCAAAACACGGTCACGGCCATCAAGCTGATTCTGCTGGCTAGTATTCCCATCATTGCCGTTGTACAGGTGGCACGCGGAAAGATGCCGGCCGTGTCCAAAGAGGCGTTCCGCTCCCTCTCTTTGCTATTCCGCGGCTCTTCGATCCAGCCCAGCAGCTACGCTCTGGCATTGTACAGCGGTTTGTGGGCCTATGATGGCTGGGACCAGGTGTCGTTTGTGGCCGGTGAAATGAAAAACCCCAAGCGCGATGTACCGCGCGCGATTCACAGCAGCACAATGATTGTATCACTAGCGTTTGTGGCCGTGGTCATCTCCTACTTTACTGTGCTCCCTCCCCCAATGGTCGCACGCACAAACtcggtcgcgctcgactttgGCTCGACTGCGTTTGGGCTCGTGGGTGGCATTCTTTTTTCGGCCATGGTCGCCTTTTCGTGTCTTGGTGCGCTCAACGGCCACTTGTTCACCTATGCGCGGCTTACCATGGCCGCTGGTCAAGAGTCGTTTTTACCAAAAGCGATTGGTACGACCAATACGCGGCTGCGTACACCTGTCAATGCAACGCTTCTCAGCGCTCTGCTCGTCCTCTTTTTTGTGTTGTTTGGTTCGGGCTTTGCGAGCTTGGTCAACTTTTGCGGTGTCTGTGCCTGGTTCTGGTACGGTACGACGGTCGCGGGCCTCTTGTACTTGCGCATCAAGGAGCCAAATTTGAACCGGCCGTATCAGACCTGGCTCATCACCCCCATTGCCTTTACGGCCATGGC
The sequence above is a segment of the Malassezia japonica chromosome 6, complete sequence genome. Coding sequences within it:
- a CDS encoding uncharacterized protein (COG:E; TransMembrane:8 (i211-231o243-262i325-347o367-388i423-440o446-470i482-502o508-525i); EggNog:ENOG503NX7G), coding for MQKDPLEDAIVMEGVSNAGRQSGEEAANVFRSVDTTGHMPHVAHTKPPPDEELDEFAYADTILQLHPTRDLDESFEQGRTADQPAQRARMSLLDAMSLTIGLQVQGSGIFSSPGVVTAHTGSVGASILVWIASGALTLTGASSFAELATAIPLNGGAQAYLQVPIVAMKPSSGAIIATILGEYATRVILHILNDGASDDYHKFSSSELPQIGVKGIASAAVLFVVLVQCISPRLGTHVQNTVTAIKLILLASIPIIAVVQVARGKMPAVSKEAFRSLSLLFRGSSIQPSSYALALYSGLWAYDGWDQVSFVAGEMKNPKRDVPRAIHSSTMIVSLAFVAVVISYFTVLPPPMVARTNSVALDFGSTAFGLVGGILFSAMVAFSCLGALNGHLFTYARLTMAAGQESFLPKAIGTTNTRLRTPVNATLLSALLVLFFVLFGSGFASLVNFCGVCAWFWYGTTVAGLLYLRIKEPNLNRPYQTWLITPIAFTAMALFLLVMPIFAAPMEALAALLFIVAGVPLYYGSQHGAPEFLQRFLPGESHGFSALPTDVEEVELEGSSRNAH